Proteins found in one Actinokineospora alba genomic segment:
- a CDS encoding DUF501 domain-containing protein, translating into MVAQQLGRVPRGTRAVAARCPSGHPSVIQTSPRLEDGTPFPTLYYLTCNKLASQISTLETTGLMKEMTDRLAEDEALAAQYLAAHNDYLAERDAIESLGTDVSAGGMPTRVKCLHVHVAHALAKGPGVNPFGDEALALLSETYPTGDCAAS; encoded by the coding sequence ATGGTCGCCCAGCAGCTCGGCCGGGTGCCGCGCGGTACCCGCGCCGTCGCGGCGCGCTGTCCCAGCGGTCACCCGTCGGTGATCCAGACGAGCCCGCGGCTCGAGGACGGCACGCCGTTCCCGACGCTGTACTACTTGACCTGCAACAAGCTCGCGTCGCAGATCTCCACCCTCGAGACCACCGGTCTCATGAAGGAGATGACCGACCGGCTCGCCGAGGACGAGGCGCTGGCGGCGCAGTACCTGGCCGCGCACAACGACTACCTGGCCGAGCGCGACGCCATCGAGTCGCTGGGCACCGACGTCAGCGCAGGCGGCATGCCCACCCGGGTCAAGTGCCTGCACGTGCACGTCGCGCATGCCCTGGCCAAGGGCCCCGGCGTCAACCCGTTCGGCGACGAGGCCTTGGCCCTGCTGTCAGAGACCTACCCGACGGGCGACTGCGCCGCGAGCTAG
- a CDS encoding lytic transglycosylase domain-containing protein: MTPTSTPVPPAPPPPSPSRPGRRGLVGRLLVAAVLLATVAGAAMLVVKADDPVERETAERFRVPALDVVPGTALPQARSLPSGSDVRLWAEKVGPATDIPVRTLIAYVNADLATRANNPGCNLTWATLAGIGRVESHHGHFRGTRVTDEGTLTKPIIGVPLNGSPGVQAIRDTDGGALDGDREWDRAVGAMQFLPTTWGKWAKRANGDGAPPDPQNVDDAALTAARYLCASGGDLATGEGWWKAVFTYNKSLQYGRDVYSGADAYARKVAELG; this comes from the coding sequence GTGACGCCGACCTCGACTCCCGTGCCGCCGGCACCGCCGCCCCCGAGTCCATCGCGACCCGGCAGGCGCGGACTGGTCGGCCGGTTGCTGGTCGCGGCCGTCCTCCTGGCGACGGTCGCGGGCGCGGCGATGCTGGTCGTCAAGGCCGACGACCCGGTCGAGCGCGAGACCGCGGAGCGGTTCCGGGTGCCCGCACTCGACGTCGTGCCCGGCACCGCGCTCCCGCAGGCCAGGTCCCTGCCGAGCGGCTCGGACGTGCGCCTGTGGGCGGAGAAGGTGGGCCCGGCGACCGACATCCCGGTCCGCACGCTGATCGCCTACGTCAACGCCGATCTCGCCACCCGCGCGAACAACCCGGGCTGCAATCTCACGTGGGCCACCCTGGCGGGCATCGGCCGCGTGGAGTCCCACCACGGCCACTTCCGCGGCACCCGCGTCACCGACGAGGGCACCCTGACCAAGCCGATCATCGGTGTGCCGCTCAACGGGTCACCCGGTGTGCAGGCTATCCGCGACACCGACGGCGGCGCGCTCGACGGCGACCGCGAGTGGGACCGGGCGGTCGGCGCGATGCAGTTCCTCCCCACCACGTGGGGCAAGTGGGCCAAGCGCGCCAACGGCGACGGCGCCCCACCCGACCCGCAGAACGTCGACGACGCGGCCCTGACCGCGGCCCGCTACCTGTGCGCGAGCGGCGGCGACCTCGCCACCGGCGAAGGCTGGTGGAAGGCCGTGTTCACCTACAACAAGTCGCTGCAGTACGGCCGCGACGTCTACAGCGGCGCCGATGCCTACGCCCGCAAGGTCGCCGAACTCGGCTAG
- a CDS encoding FtsB family cell division protein, with protein MAGRGGDRGGRRGGASAARRPESVRRTRPAAAVPAKEPPKRPPAKRATRLGPLGLSTTRRAAVLATVVGALALSVAVPLRTYLSQRTDVQVQERRQAELRAEVEELERRKAQLADPAQIQAEAKRRLRYVMPGETPYMVELPAEAGGPGAGQKPTHPISQQAWYQALWDSVHGAGR; from the coding sequence ATGGCCGGGCGCGGAGGCGATCGGGGCGGCAGGCGTGGCGGGGCATCCGCCGCCCGCCGTCCGGAGAGTGTCCGCCGTACGCGCCCGGCCGCCGCGGTCCCCGCGAAGGAGCCGCCCAAGCGCCCGCCCGCCAAGCGCGCCACCCGGCTCGGCCCGCTCGGGCTGTCGACGACGCGGCGCGCCGCGGTGCTGGCGACCGTGGTCGGCGCGCTGGCCCTGAGCGTGGCGGTGCCGCTGCGGACCTACCTGTCGCAGCGGACCGACGTGCAGGTCCAGGAGCGGCGGCAGGCCGAGTTACGGGCCGAGGTCGAGGAACTTGAGCGGCGCAAGGCGCAGTTGGCCGATCCCGCGCAGATCCAGGCCGAAGCCAAGAGGAGATTGCGGTACGTGATGCCAGGGGAGACGCCCTACATGGTCGAGTTGCCCGCCGAGGCGGGTGGCCCCGGCGCGGGTCAGAAGCCGACCCACCCGATCTCGCAGCAGGCCTGGTACCAGGCGCTGTGGGACTCGGTGCACGGAGCGGGCCGGTGA
- the eno gene encoding phosphopyruvate hydratase translates to MAVIEQVGAREILDSRGNPTIEVEVALDDGTLARAAVPSGASTGEHEAVELRDGDPKRYGGKGVEKAVTAVLDEIGPELAGIDAVDQRIVDQKLVDLDGTPDKSRLGANAILGVSLAVAKAAAESSGLELFRYLGGPNAHVLPVPMLNILNGGAHADTDVDIQEFMIAPIGAESFREGLRWGTEVYHALKSVLKAKGLGTGLGDEGGFAPSLGNNREALDLILVAIEKAGYRPGRDVALALDVAATEFYSDGAYSFEGAKKSAEQLIEYYTQLINDYPMVSIEDPLSEDDWDGWVRLTAEIGERVQIVGDDLFVTNPDRLEEGIARRAANALLVKVNQIGTLSETLDAVTLATSYGYRSMMSHRSGETEDTTIADLAVATGVGQIKTGAPARGERTAKYNQLLRIEETLGDAARYAGDLAFPRFTPES, encoded by the coding sequence GTGGCGGTCATCGAGCAGGTCGGCGCACGCGAGATCCTGGACTCGCGCGGCAATCCCACCATTGAGGTGGAGGTCGCGCTGGACGACGGGACTCTGGCGCGAGCGGCGGTCCCGTCCGGGGCGTCGACGGGCGAGCACGAGGCCGTCGAGCTTCGTGACGGCGACCCGAAGCGCTACGGCGGCAAGGGTGTCGAGAAGGCCGTCACCGCCGTCCTCGACGAGATCGGCCCCGAGCTGGCCGGCATCGACGCGGTCGACCAGCGCATCGTCGACCAGAAGCTGGTCGACCTCGACGGCACGCCGGACAAGTCGCGCCTGGGCGCCAACGCCATCCTGGGTGTCTCCCTCGCGGTGGCGAAGGCGGCGGCCGAGTCCAGCGGCCTGGAGCTGTTCCGCTACCTCGGCGGCCCGAACGCGCACGTGCTTCCGGTGCCGATGCTGAACATCCTCAACGGCGGCGCGCACGCCGACACCGACGTGGACATCCAGGAGTTCATGATCGCGCCGATCGGCGCGGAGAGCTTCCGCGAGGGTCTGCGCTGGGGCACCGAGGTCTACCACGCGCTCAAGTCCGTGCTGAAGGCCAAGGGCCTGGGCACCGGCCTCGGCGACGAGGGCGGCTTCGCGCCGAGCCTGGGCAACAACCGCGAGGCGCTGGACCTGATCCTGGTCGCCATCGAGAAGGCGGGCTACCGCCCGGGCCGCGACGTCGCGCTCGCGCTCGACGTCGCCGCCACCGAGTTCTACTCCGACGGCGCCTACAGCTTCGAGGGCGCCAAGAAGAGCGCCGAGCAGCTCATCGAGTACTACACGCAGCTGATCAACGACTACCCGATGGTCTCCATCGAGGACCCGCTGTCCGAGGACGACTGGGACGGCTGGGTGCGCCTGACCGCCGAGATCGGCGAGCGCGTGCAGATCGTCGGCGACGACCTGTTCGTCACCAACCCGGACCGGCTCGAGGAGGGCATCGCCCGCCGCGCCGCGAACGCGCTGCTGGTGAAGGTCAACCAGATCGGCACCCTGTCGGAGACGCTCGACGCGGTCACCCTGGCCACGTCCTACGGCTACCGCAGCATGATGAGCCACCGTTCCGGCGAGACCGAGGACACCACGATCGCCGACCTCGCGGTCGCGACCGGCGTGGGCCAGATCAAGACCGGCGCCCCCGCCCGCGGTGAGCGCACCGCGAAGTACAACCAGCTGCTGCGCATCGAGGAGACCCTCGGCGACGCGGCGCGGTACGCGGGCGATCTCGCGTTCCCGCGCTTCACACCGGAGTCCTGA
- a CDS encoding alpha/beta fold hydrolase, which produces MNPTVTARTLAVPGARLHYEVRGEGPLVALIGAPMNADSFAPLADLLAADHTVLTADPRGINRSSVDDPDADSTPEARADDLARLITHLDAGPGTVVGSSGGAVTALALAQARPELVHTVVAHEPPLGELLDDRDEIRANTADMIATHLAGDTTGAWRKFLAQANIFLPEPVFQEMFGGEREPRQVADEGFWFAHELRPTTCWQPDLAALRAVGTRIVIGIGEDSVGQFCERTSNALASALGIETTTFPGGHIGFVEDPAAFDTRLREVLSAS; this is translated from the coding sequence ATGAACCCCACCGTCACCGCCCGAACCCTCGCCGTCCCCGGCGCACGCCTGCACTACGAGGTGCGCGGCGAAGGCCCGCTCGTCGCGCTCATCGGGGCACCCATGAACGCGGACTCCTTCGCGCCGCTCGCGGATCTGCTCGCCGCGGACCACACCGTGCTCACCGCCGACCCGCGCGGCATCAACCGCAGTTCGGTGGACGACCCGGACGCGGACTCGACCCCCGAGGCGCGCGCCGACGACCTCGCCCGGCTCATCACCCACCTCGACGCGGGCCCGGGCACCGTCGTCGGCTCCAGCGGCGGCGCCGTCACCGCCCTCGCGCTCGCCCAAGCCCGCCCCGAACTGGTCCACACGGTCGTCGCCCATGAGCCGCCGCTCGGCGAGCTGCTCGACGACCGCGACGAGATCCGCGCGAACACCGCGGACATGATCGCCACCCACCTCGCGGGCGACACCACAGGAGCGTGGCGGAAGTTTCTGGCGCAGGCGAACATCTTCCTGCCGGAGCCGGTGTTCCAGGAGATGTTCGGCGGGGAGCGCGAGCCGCGGCAGGTCGCCGACGAGGGGTTCTGGTTCGCGCACGAACTGCGGCCGACCACCTGCTGGCAGCCCGATCTCGCCGCCCTGCGCGCGGTGGGGACCCGCATCGTGATCGGCATCGGTGAGGACTCGGTCGGCCAGTTCTGCGAACGCACCTCGAACGCCCTCGCGTCCGCGCTCGGCATCGAGACCACGACATTTCCCGGCGGCCACATCGGGTTCGTCGAAGATCCGGCGGCGTTCGACACTCGACTGCGTGAGGTCCTCAGCGCGAGCTGA
- a CDS encoding tetratricopeptide repeat protein → MSEDGSGTFEAFRRAESLVAHHRPLDALAALGPVLEAAPDAPSVQSLAGRAYLNSAQFGRAEAAFRRVLELDPTDHYAMFALGRTLQRQSRFTEALTQLRLAVAMNPLPEYQEALGEVNARIALQRDR, encoded by the coding sequence ATGAGCGAGGACGGCAGCGGTACCTTCGAGGCGTTTCGGCGGGCGGAGTCCCTGGTCGCGCACCACAGACCCCTGGACGCCCTCGCCGCGCTAGGCCCGGTCCTGGAGGCCGCGCCGGACGCGCCGAGCGTGCAGTCGCTCGCCGGGCGGGCCTACCTGAACTCGGCGCAGTTCGGGCGCGCCGAGGCGGCGTTCCGGCGGGTGCTGGAACTCGACCCCACTGATCATTACGCGATGTTCGCGCTCGGTCGCACGCTGCAACGGCAGAGCCGTTTCACCGAGGCGCTGACGCAGCTGCGGCTCGCGGTGGCGATGAACCCGCTGCCGGAGTACCAGGAAGCGCTGGGTGAGGTGAACGCGCGGATCGCGTTGCAGCGCGACCGCTAG
- a CDS encoding sigma-70 family RNA polymerase sigma factor, giving the protein MSEVSAADPDLARARAGDDEAFDRLVRPLRRELHAHCYRMLGSTHDADDALQDALLRAWRGLAGFEGRASLRSWLYTVATRTCLDAIGSRGRRAMPVDLGPSSTSAVAEIAPLTDVTWLGPYPEADFGPNAPGARYEQREAVELAFVAALQHLPGNQRAALLLFEVLGFSAAEIAATMNTSTTSVNSALARARKIVAEKVPARTQQQTLRKLDDTRLRAVVADYAAAMEHGDAAALVALLTEDVTWSMPPLPHWYQGLAAVADFATKVPLGTCGTWRHLPTTANGQPAVALYLCATGVGDHTAWSINVLTFRDNRIAEITSFIGTEHFQAFGLPASLP; this is encoded by the coding sequence GTGAGCGAAGTTTCCGCGGCGGACCCCGACCTGGCGCGCGCCCGCGCCGGGGACGACGAGGCCTTCGACCGCCTCGTGCGCCCGCTGCGCCGGGAACTGCACGCCCACTGCTACCGCATGCTCGGCTCCACCCACGACGCCGACGACGCCTTGCAGGACGCGCTGCTGCGGGCCTGGCGTGGCCTCGCGGGCTTCGAGGGTCGCGCTTCGCTGCGGTCCTGGCTCTACACCGTGGCCACCCGCACCTGCCTGGACGCCATCGGCTCGCGTGGCAGGCGGGCCATGCCGGTCGACCTGGGTCCGTCGAGCACCAGCGCGGTGGCGGAGATAGCCCCGCTGACCGACGTCACCTGGCTCGGCCCCTACCCGGAAGCGGATTTCGGCCCGAACGCGCCGGGCGCCCGCTACGAGCAACGCGAAGCCGTCGAACTCGCCTTCGTCGCGGCCCTGCAGCACCTCCCCGGCAACCAGCGCGCGGCGCTGCTGCTCTTCGAGGTCCTCGGCTTCTCCGCGGCGGAGATCGCCGCCACGATGAACACGTCGACCACGTCGGTGAACTCCGCCTTGGCCCGAGCCCGCAAGATCGTCGCCGAGAAGGTGCCCGCCCGCACCCAGCAGCAAACCCTCCGCAAACTCGACGACACCCGCCTCCGCGCGGTGGTAGCCGACTACGCCGCCGCCATGGAACACGGCGACGCCGCCGCACTCGTCGCGCTGCTGACCGAGGACGTCACCTGGTCGATGCCACCGCTGCCGCACTGGTACCAGGGCTTGGCGGCCGTCGCCGACTTCGCCACCAAGGTCCCGTTGGGCACCTGCGGAACCTGGCGACACCTCCCCACCACCGCGAACGGCCAACCCGCCGTGGCGCTCTACCTGTGCGCGACCGGCGTGGGCGACCACACCGCGTGGTCGATCAACGTCCTCACCTTCCGCGACAACCGAATCGCCGAGATCACCTCCTTCATCGGAACCGAGCACTTCCAGGCCTTCGGCCTACCCGCCTCACTCCCCTGA
- a CDS encoding S41 family peptidase: MTDAYLRFPHLHQDLITFVAEDDVWLAPVDGGRAWRVSADKVPVRNPRFSPDGSTLAWASTRDVEPEVHAAPVDGGPSDRLTYWGDVNTSVLGWTPDGEVIAHTTTGRSSIRHRWAHAVPLGGGPSRVLPYGPLDALSIGPDGVVLGSVISVEPAWWKRYRGGTAGKVWVDREGGGDFHRILSEVDGHIVSPMWVGGRIAFLSDHEGIGNIYSCDPDGGDLRTHSDHKFYARNPSTDGTRVIYHSAGSLWLLDSLDAEPRELDVRLGGPRGSRQPYRLSPARFLGDVGPDSTGRASAVEVRGTVHWLTHRDGPARVLSVEPGVRARLPQVLGDTGQAVWVTDAEGEDALEFAPVEGRAAGVSPRRVGAGELGRVLELAASPDGRRVGVVTHDGRLLLVDADSGEVREVVKAQEMDPTGLAFSPDSGWLAWSHPGPDPLRHIRMVNTTDLSIVDVTPLRFVDSDPAFTQDGKHIAFLSTRSFDPIYDVHVFDLSFANGSRPYLVPLAATTPSPFAPLREGRPFGDADDKDKSDGDKSDGEVPRTGVDLEGIADRVVAFPVAAARYSQLRAAKGGVLWLCDPLVGSLGDDLDDLGEDAPRAALERFDLAKLKADVLVDGLDEFWTSGDGHRVVVRDGATLRVLPADRRPDSDDGSEDNITVDLSRIRVEIDPAAEWRQSFDEAGRLMRDHFWRADMGGVDWQGVLDRYRPLVDTLGSHDELVDLLWEVQGELGTSHAYLAPPGTGADNKRRLGLLGADLACDEDGRWRITRIVPGESSDPRARSPLRAPGVAVRVGDAIVEVDGRPVQPAHGPAPLLVGTAGNPVELTIAPKGGGEHRRVVVVPLLDDMPLRYQAWVAGRRDHVHAATGGKVGYLHVPDMVASGWAQLHRDLRLEMRRDGVVVDLRENRGGHLSQLVIEKLSRKIVGWSRARDGYYDETYPLDAPRGPIVAVADEFAGSDGDIVNAAIQALGIGPVVGTRTWGGVIGIDNRYHLVDGTLITQPRYATWMRGPGWGVENYGVDPDVEVVVTPQDHAAGRDPQLDTAIRLALEGLSATPAATPPDLPALD; the protein is encoded by the coding sequence GTGACCGACGCCTACCTCCGATTCCCACACCTGCACCAGGACCTGATCACCTTCGTCGCCGAGGACGATGTGTGGCTGGCCCCGGTCGACGGCGGCCGCGCCTGGCGGGTCTCCGCCGACAAGGTGCCCGTGCGGAACCCGCGATTCTCGCCCGACGGAAGCACTCTGGCCTGGGCGAGCACCCGCGACGTGGAGCCGGAGGTGCACGCCGCGCCGGTCGACGGCGGGCCGAGTGACCGGCTGACGTACTGGGGCGACGTCAACACGTCCGTGCTCGGGTGGACGCCCGACGGTGAGGTCATCGCGCACACGACGACCGGCCGGTCGTCCATCCGGCACCGCTGGGCGCACGCGGTCCCGCTTGGCGGCGGGCCCAGCCGGGTGCTCCCGTACGGGCCGCTGGACGCCTTGTCGATCGGTCCGGACGGTGTGGTGCTGGGGTCGGTGATCTCGGTCGAACCCGCGTGGTGGAAGCGCTATCGCGGCGGCACGGCAGGCAAGGTGTGGGTCGACCGCGAGGGCGGTGGCGACTTCCACCGCATCTTGTCCGAAGTGGACGGACACATCGTGTCGCCGATGTGGGTCGGCGGCCGGATCGCGTTCCTGTCCGACCACGAGGGCATCGGCAACATCTACTCGTGCGACCCGGACGGCGGCGACCTCCGGACGCACAGCGACCACAAGTTCTACGCCCGCAATCCCAGCACGGACGGCACGCGGGTGATCTACCACAGCGCGGGGTCGCTCTGGCTGCTCGACAGCCTCGACGCCGAACCCCGTGAACTCGACGTCCGACTCGGCGGTCCACGCGGATCCCGCCAGCCCTACCGGCTTTCGCCCGCGCGCTTCCTCGGCGACGTCGGACCGGACTCGACCGGTCGGGCCAGCGCGGTCGAGGTGCGCGGAACGGTCCACTGGCTCACTCACCGCGACGGGCCCGCGCGGGTGCTGTCGGTGGAACCCGGTGTGCGGGCACGGTTGCCGCAGGTCCTCGGCGACACCGGTCAGGCCGTGTGGGTGACCGACGCGGAGGGTGAGGACGCGCTGGAGTTCGCCCCGGTCGAGGGGCGGGCGGCAGGCGTGAGCCCGCGCCGGGTGGGCGCGGGGGAGCTTGGGCGCGTGCTGGAGTTGGCCGCCTCACCGGACGGCAGGCGCGTCGGCGTCGTGACCCACGACGGCAGGCTGCTGCTCGTCGACGCGGACAGCGGCGAGGTCCGCGAAGTGGTCAAGGCCCAGGAGATGGACCCGACCGGGCTGGCGTTCTCGCCGGACTCGGGCTGGCTCGCGTGGTCGCATCCCGGCCCGGACCCGTTGCGGCACATCAGGATGGTCAACACCACCGATCTGTCTATTGTGGACGTGACGCCGCTGCGGTTCGTCGATTCCGACCCGGCGTTCACCCAGGACGGCAAGCACATCGCGTTCCTGTCGACCCGCAGCTTCGACCCGATCTACGACGTGCACGTGTTCGACCTGTCCTTCGCCAACGGCAGCAGGCCCTACCTGGTGCCGCTCGCCGCCACCACGCCGTCGCCGTTCGCGCCGCTGCGCGAGGGCAGGCCCTTCGGCGACGCCGACGATAAGGACAAGTCAGACGGCGACAAGTCCGACGGCGAGGTGCCGCGGACCGGTGTCGACCTCGAAGGCATCGCCGACCGGGTGGTCGCCTTCCCGGTGGCCGCGGCGCGCTACTCGCAGTTGCGCGCGGCGAAGGGCGGCGTGCTCTGGCTCTGCGACCCGCTTGTCGGCTCGCTGGGCGATGACCTCGACGACCTCGGCGAAGACGCGCCGCGGGCCGCGCTGGAGCGGTTCGACCTGGCCAAGCTCAAGGCCGACGTCCTGGTCGACGGCCTCGACGAGTTCTGGACCAGCGGCGACGGCCACCGCGTCGTCGTCCGCGACGGCGCGACGCTGCGGGTCCTGCCCGCCGACCGCAGGCCGGACTCCGACGACGGCTCCGAGGACAACATCACCGTCGACCTGAGCCGGATCCGCGTCGAGATCGACCCGGCCGCCGAGTGGCGCCAGTCGTTCGACGAGGCGGGCAGGCTCATGCGCGACCACTTCTGGCGCGCGGACATGGGCGGCGTCGACTGGCAGGGCGTGCTCGACCGGTACCGCCCGCTCGTGGACACCCTTGGCTCCCATGACGAACTTGTCGACCTGCTGTGGGAGGTGCAGGGCGAACTGGGCACCTCGCACGCCTACCTCGCCCCGCCCGGCACGGGGGCCGACAACAAACGCAGGCTCGGCCTCCTCGGCGCCGACCTCGCGTGCGACGAGGACGGCCGCTGGCGGATCACCAGGATCGTGCCGGGGGAGAGTTCCGACCCGCGGGCCCGGTCACCGCTGCGCGCCCCCGGCGTGGCCGTGCGCGTCGGCGACGCGATCGTCGAGGTCGACGGCAGGCCGGTCCAGCCCGCCCACGGCCCCGCACCGCTGCTGGTCGGCACCGCGGGCAACCCGGTGGAGCTGACGATCGCCCCCAAGGGCGGTGGCGAGCACCGCCGGGTCGTGGTCGTGCCCCTGCTCGACGACATGCCGCTGCGCTACCAGGCCTGGGTCGCGGGCAGGCGCGACCATGTCCACGCCGCGACCGGCGGGAAGGTCGGCTACCTGCACGTTCCCGACATGGTCGCCAGCGGCTGGGCCCAACTCCACCGCGACCTACGCCTGGAGATGCGCCGCGACGGCGTGGTCGTCGACCTCCGGGAGAACCGCGGCGGGCACCTTTCGCAGCTGGTCATCGAGAAGCTGAGCCGAAAGATCGTCGGCTGGTCCCGCGCCCGCGACGGCTACTACGACGAGACCTACCCGCTGGACGCCCCACGCGGCCCGATCGTCGCCGTCGCCGACGAGTTCGCGGGCTCCGACGGCGACATCGTCAACGCCGCCATCCAGGCCCTCGGCATCGGCCCGGTGGTGGGCACCAGGACCTGGGGCGGAGTCATCGGGATCGACAACAGGTACCACCTGGTCGACGGCACCCTGATCACCCAACCCCGCTACGCCACCTGGATGCGCGGCCCCGGCTGGGGCGTCGAGAACTACGGCGTCGACCCGGACGTCGAGGTCGTGGTCACCCCGCAAGACCACGCCGCGGGCCGCGACCCCCAACTCGACACAGCCATCCGCCTCGCGTTGGAGGGCTTATCGGCGACCCCGGCGGCCACCCCACCCGACCTGCCCGCACTGGACTGA
- a CDS encoding class I SAM-dependent methyltransferase produces the protein MTGTMGIMGFDGDTERMIRANEANWDARTPIHVASDFYSVATRDPGDWFADYEWSDLGDLEGKDVAHLQCHIGAETLAFAHRGARVVGLDLSGESVAAARRLAEAAGLPVEYVKSDVYAAAEALGRNRFDIVYSGKGALCYLPDLTAWAEQVSALLRPGGQFYLVDFHPLLDALGPIPPADGSQDLLLRHDYLGGRGHLRMDGSRTYTDGPALPDDLAYYEWRHGLGEIVTALVRAGLRITLLRESEEIPWPRWAAMTSTEGAWHRLPDSAPRLPLMFAVQAVKEP, from the coding sequence ATGACGGGCACCATGGGGATCATGGGATTCGACGGCGACACCGAACGAATGATCAGGGCGAACGAAGCCAACTGGGACGCGCGCACACCGATCCATGTGGCCAGTGACTTCTACAGCGTGGCCACCCGCGACCCCGGCGACTGGTTCGCCGACTACGAGTGGTCCGACCTCGGCGACCTCGAGGGCAAGGACGTGGCGCACCTGCAGTGCCACATCGGCGCCGAGACCCTCGCGTTCGCCCACCGCGGCGCGCGGGTGGTGGGGCTCGACCTCAGCGGCGAGTCGGTGGCGGCCGCCCGACGGCTGGCCGAGGCGGCGGGGCTGCCCGTCGAGTACGTCAAGTCCGACGTCTACGCGGCGGCCGAGGCGTTGGGGCGCAACAGGTTCGACATCGTCTACAGCGGCAAGGGCGCGCTGTGCTACCTGCCCGACCTCACCGCATGGGCCGAGCAGGTCAGCGCCCTGTTGCGCCCCGGCGGCCAGTTCTACCTCGTCGACTTCCACCCGCTGCTCGACGCGCTCGGCCCCATCCCACCCGCCGACGGGAGCCAGGATCTGCTGCTGCGCCACGACTACCTCGGCGGCCGCGGCCACCTCCGCATGGACGGGTCACGCACCTACACCGACGGTCCCGCCCTGCCCGACGACCTGGCGTACTACGAGTGGCGCCACGGCCTCGGCGAGATCGTCACCGCCCTCGTCCGGGCCGGTCTGCGGATCACCCTGCTGCGCGAGTCCGAGGAGATCCCATGGCCCCGCTGGGCGGCGATGACCAGCACCGAAGGCGCATGGCACCGGCTGCCGGACAGCGCTCCACGCCTCCCGCTGATGTTCGCCGTCCAGGCCGTCAAGGAGCCGTGA